Proteins from one Malaya genurostris strain Urasoe2022 chromosome 2, Malgen_1.1, whole genome shotgun sequence genomic window:
- the LOC131431284 gene encoding uncharacterized protein LOC131431284, translated as MSHLELSWPENVQHMIFRELGSHYIRQGQYRAAVGNLGKAVTANPEAIDCHFRKSLAHFQNSDLTDALASVRRGLAVVREESDPRGEDFPCSLQECRALFELDQFEEHVKVASNRKRHFVGHRLKDMEDEIQLGVRNYENILGDRAGPCLYRQRHRFKRIAGERKLGEQDNAKPAWKVKRDRGECDVMSVLELVIKHPHIREKKRQEKNLKMLGQVYLNRGWKDLMFLNSLRKDGAWEKVVNLAEAKESSKVLSDTVEKCFKRVDAAVMSLQSRTPFATYRSNRFGTMEKADSYTMGNILKHRYTTYREANNQLKRMRELRKRGQMIDLLEYIGDTLWNYYQIKTVRVFPDRYKFINEVCNLAGLAIVDSFQIPPTLMDEPLKDRLLILFNLPLIKEDDEVVIPIFGDKSTYRDPAAPDYGYIAYKNRITRLEKRVPYSGYSIERAFLYHEMCRHHLAASKLDETRIIARRVIDEATQSGSNLWKFLGVLALVRADCLQMNLEKLTDSLAATREPLAALADERLNHLIYVATIFNKQLMAEKMDKRPSVEIARVKLS; from the exons ATGTCCCACTTGGAGCTTTCCTGGCCGGAAAATGTGCAGCACATGATTTTTCGTGAGCTGGGAAGTCACTACATCCGGCAGGGCCAGTACCGGGCGGCTGTCGGTAACTTAGGTAAAGCCGTGACGGCCAATCCGGAAGCGATCGATTGTCACTTTCGCAAAAGTTTGGCTCACTTCCAAAATTCCGACTTGACGGATGCTCTCGCCAGTGTTCGCCGAGGGCTTGCCGTCGTACGGGAAGAGTCGGATCCCCGAGGAGAGGATTTTCCCTGTTCACTACAGGAATGTCGGGCACTGTTCGAACTGGATCAATTCGAGGAGCACGTGAAAGTGGCTTCCAACCGGAAACGTCACTTCGTCGGGCACAGACTGAAGGATATGGAAGATGAGATTCAGCTGGGAGTTCGAAACTACGAGAATATCTTGGGTGATCGTGCGGGACCTTGCTTGTATCGACAGCGTCATCGGTTTAAGAGGATCGCGGGTGAACGTAAACTAGGCGAGCAGGATAATGCGAAACCCGCGTGGAAGGTGAAACGAGATCGTGGTGAGTGCGACGTTATGAGTGTGCTCGAGTTGGTCATCAAACATCCTCACATTAGAGAAAAGAAACGCCaggaaaaaaatcttaaaatgttAGGTCAAGTTTACTTGAACCGTGGGTGGAAGGATTTGATGTTTTTAAATTCGCTGCGCAAAGATGGAGCCTGGGAGAAGGTCGTCAATTTAGCCGAGGCGAAGGAGAGTTCCAAGGTTTTATCGGACACGGTCGAAAAGTGCTTCAAACGAGTGGATGCGGCTGTGATGAGCTTACAATCGAGAACTCCATTTGCTACTTATCGCTCGAACAGGTTTGGTACAATGGAGAAGGCTGATTCCTACACGATGGGTAACATTTTGAAACATCGCTACACAACCTACCGAGAGGCAAACAATCAATTGAAACGTATGCGAGAGCTAAGGAAACGAGGTCAGATGATCGATTTGTTGGAGTACATTGGAGATACACTTTGGAACTACTATCAGATCAAAACTGTTCGCGTATTTCCCGACCGCTACAAGTTTATCAATGAAGTTTGTAATCTGGCCGGGCTAGCCATTGTGGACAGCTTCCAGATTCCTCCAACCTTGATGGATGAACCATTGAAGGATAGACTACTGATACTGTTTAATTTACCGCTGATCAAAGAAGACGATGAAGTGGTTATCCCGATTTTTGGTGACAAATCTACCTACCGGGATCCGGCTGCTCCCGACTACGGTTACATAGCTTATAA GAATCGCATAACGCGTCTGGAAAAACGAGTTCCTTACTCCGGTTACTCCATCGAGAGGGCTTTTCTCTACCACGAAATGTGTCGACATCATCTGGCAGCCAGCAAACTGGACGAAACACGTATCATTGCACGTCGGGTGATCGACGAGGCGACCCAGAGTGGAAGTAATCTGTGGAAATTTCTTGGTGTTTTGGCTCTGGTGCGGGCCGATTGCCTACAGATGAATTTGGAAAAGCTGACCGATTCTTTGGCAGCAACTAGAGAACCTTTGGCGGCCCTAGCGGATGAGCGACTCAATCACCTAATTTACGTGGCCACAATT ttcaataaacagttgatgGCCGAGAAAATGGATAAAAGGCCCTCCGTAGAAATTGCACGCGTGAAGCTCAGTTGA